One part of the Streptomyces ferrugineus genome encodes these proteins:
- the uvrC gene encoding excinuclease ABC subunit UvrC, with translation MADPSSYRPKPGQIPDSPGVYRFRDEHRRVIYVGKAKSLRQRLANYFQDLAGLHPRTRTMVTTAASVEWTVVSTEVEALQLEYSWIKEYDPRFNVKYRDDKSYPYLAVTMNEEFPRVQVMRGHKKKGVRYFGPYAHAWAIRDTVDLLLRVFPVRTCSAGVFKNAARTGRPCLLGYIGKCSAPCVGRVSAEDHRELAEEFCDFMTGRTGTYLRRLEKQMVEAADEMEYERAARLRDDIEALKKAMEKNAVVLADATDADLIAVAEDELEAAVQIFHVRGGRVRGQRGWVTDKVEEITTGALVEHALQQLYGEESGDAVPKEVLVPALPDPLEPVQEWLSGRRGSHVSLRIPQRGDKRALMETVERNAQQALVLHKTKRASDLTTRSRALEEIADALDLDSAPLRIECYDISHLQGDDVVASMVVFEDGLARKSEYRRFQIKGFEGQDDVRSMHEVITRRFKRYLAEKERTGEWADGENTLADTSSDTPADGSSAPLTTTSPDALGNGLKDDEGRPKRFAYPPQLVVVDGGQPQVAAAQRALDELGIDDVAVCGLAKRLEEVWLPGDDDPVVLPRTSEGLYLLQRVRDEAHRFAITYQRTKRGKRFRASPLDDVPGLGDTRKQALLKHFGSLRKLRSATIDQICEVPGIGRKTAETIAVALARAAPATPAVNTATGEIMEEEPSTMGSNGEPVRTGTPDERRGQET, from the coding sequence ATGGCCGACCCCTCCAGCTACCGCCCCAAGCCGGGACAGATCCCGGACTCTCCCGGGGTGTACAGGTTCCGTGACGAGCACCGCCGGGTGATCTACGTCGGGAAGGCGAAGAGTCTGCGCCAGCGCCTGGCGAACTACTTCCAGGACCTGGCGGGCCTCCACCCCCGCACCCGCACGATGGTGACCACGGCCGCGTCCGTGGAGTGGACGGTGGTGTCCACGGAGGTCGAGGCCCTTCAGCTGGAGTACTCCTGGATCAAGGAGTACGACCCCCGGTTCAACGTCAAGTACCGCGACGACAAGAGCTACCCGTATCTCGCGGTGACGATGAACGAGGAGTTCCCGCGTGTGCAGGTGATGCGCGGTCACAAGAAGAAGGGCGTCAGGTATTTCGGGCCGTACGCGCACGCGTGGGCGATCCGGGACACCGTCGACCTCCTCCTGCGGGTCTTCCCGGTCCGCACCTGCTCGGCCGGCGTGTTCAAGAACGCCGCCCGCACCGGCCGCCCCTGTCTGCTCGGCTACATCGGCAAGTGCTCCGCCCCCTGTGTGGGCCGTGTCTCCGCCGAGGACCACCGTGAACTGGCCGAGGAGTTCTGCGACTTCATGACCGGCCGCACGGGCACCTATCTGCGCCGCCTGGAAAAGCAGATGGTGGAGGCGGCCGACGAGATGGAGTACGAGCGGGCCGCCCGCCTGCGCGACGACATCGAGGCCCTGAAGAAGGCCATGGAGAAGAACGCGGTCGTGCTCGCCGACGCGACCGACGCCGACCTCATCGCCGTCGCCGAGGACGAGCTGGAGGCGGCCGTGCAGATCTTCCACGTCCGCGGCGGACGCGTGCGCGGCCAGCGCGGCTGGGTCACCGACAAGGTCGAGGAGATCACCACCGGCGCCCTCGTCGAGCACGCCCTGCAGCAGCTCTACGGCGAGGAGAGCGGCGACGCGGTGCCCAAGGAGGTCCTCGTCCCGGCCCTGCCCGACCCGCTGGAGCCCGTCCAGGAGTGGCTGTCGGGCCGGCGCGGCTCCCACGTCTCGCTGCGCATTCCCCAGCGCGGCGACAAGCGCGCCCTCATGGAGACCGTCGAGCGCAACGCCCAGCAGGCGCTCGTCCTGCACAAGACCAAGCGCGCCTCCGACCTCACCACGCGCTCGCGGGCGCTGGAGGAGATCGCCGACGCCCTCGACCTGGACAGCGCCCCGCTCAGGATCGAGTGCTACGACATCTCGCATCTGCAGGGCGACGACGTGGTGGCCTCCATGGTCGTCTTCGAGGACGGCCTGGCCCGCAAGAGCGAGTACCGCCGCTTCCAGATCAAGGGCTTCGAGGGCCAGGACGACGTCCGCTCCATGCACGAGGTGATCACCCGCCGCTTCAAGCGCTACCTCGCCGAGAAGGAGCGCACGGGCGAGTGGGCCGACGGCGAGAACACCCTCGCCGACACGTCGTCCGACACCCCCGCCGACGGCTCGTCCGCCCCCCTCACCACGACGTCCCCCGACGCCCTCGGCAACGGCCTCAAGGACGACGAAGGCCGCCCCAAGAGGTTCGCCTACCCACCCCAGCTCGTGGTCGTCGACGGCGGGCAGCCGCAGGTCGCGGCCGCCCAGCGGGCCCTGGACGAGCTCGGCATCGACGATGTCGCCGTGTGCGGCCTCGCCAAGCGCCTGGAGGAGGTCTGGCTGCCCGGCGACGACGATCCGGTCGTCCTGCCCCGCACCAGCGAGGGTCTCTACCTGCTGCAGCGCGTCCGCGACGAGGCGCACCGTTTCGCGATCACCTATCAGCGCACGAAGCGGGGCAAGCGGTTCCGGGCCAGCCCGCTGGACGACGTGCCGGGGCTCGGGGACACCCGCAAGCAGGCGCTGCTGAAGCATTTCGGTTCGTTGAGGAAACTTCGATCCGCCACCATCGACCAGATCTGCGAGGTGCCCGGCATAGGCCGCAAGACGGCCGAGACGATCGCCGTGGCCCTCGCCCGGGCGGCACCGGCCACACCCGCCGTGAACACGGCGACTGGAGAGATCATGGAGGAGGAACCCTCCACCATGGGTTCCAACGGGGAGCCCGTGCGGACGGGCACCCCGGACGAGCGACGGGGGCAGGAGACATGA
- a CDS encoding LacI family DNA-binding transcriptional regulator — protein sequence MATMADVARSAGVSVATVSHVLNGTRPVLPHTRQAVLDAMEELGYTPNTLARSLVTSRTRSIGLAVSAISNPYFTEILQGVEAAALEHGYSLLIADPHDDPGHERKVVQLLHERRVDGMIVAPSADPRDLLAYLGRHKMPTVLLDRVVDTSADGSTRFDQVCADSAEPMARLVTHLSGLGHRRIGLVAGLPGLSTTSERLTGYRDGLAAAGLVHDDRLVVHGDSESAGAEQATAALLSLASPPTALVTANNTMTMGALRGLRDHGLSVPDDIALCCFDDFAWADLFSPRLTAIAQPSRDIGARAVRVLLDRLASPDRPARTVRLPCAFVHRTSCGCAEQPKRPGRSAGRTVTTRSEEPGGAAGPLTSDRPEQPLTSVKGTVS from the coding sequence ATGGCGACCATGGCCGACGTCGCGCGGAGCGCCGGTGTGTCCGTGGCGACCGTCTCGCATGTGCTGAACGGGACCCGGCCGGTGCTGCCCCACACCCGTCAGGCGGTGCTGGACGCCATGGAGGAGCTCGGCTACACGCCCAACACCCTGGCCCGCTCCCTGGTGACCTCCCGCACCCGCTCCATCGGGCTCGCGGTGTCGGCGATCAGCAACCCGTACTTCACGGAGATCCTCCAGGGCGTCGAGGCCGCCGCCCTGGAGCACGGCTACAGCCTGCTCATCGCCGACCCGCACGACGATCCGGGGCATGAGCGCAAGGTGGTCCAGCTGCTGCACGAGCGCCGTGTGGACGGCATGATCGTCGCGCCCTCCGCCGATCCACGCGACCTGCTGGCCTACCTCGGGCGCCACAAGATGCCGACCGTCCTCCTCGACCGCGTGGTGGACACCTCTGCGGACGGCTCGACGCGGTTCGACCAGGTCTGCGCCGACAGCGCCGAACCCATGGCCCGGTTGGTCACCCATCTCAGCGGGCTCGGTCACCGGCGGATCGGCCTGGTCGCCGGTCTGCCCGGGCTCAGCACCACCAGCGAGCGGCTCACCGGGTACCGGGACGGCCTGGCGGCCGCCGGGCTCGTCCACGACGACCGCCTCGTCGTGCACGGCGACTCCGAGTCGGCCGGCGCCGAGCAGGCCACCGCCGCGCTGCTGTCGCTCGCCTCGCCGCCCACCGCGCTGGTCACCGCCAACAACACGATGACCATGGGCGCCCTGCGCGGCCTGCGTGACCACGGTCTGTCCGTGCCGGACGACATCGCGCTGTGCTGCTTCGACGACTTCGCCTGGGCCGATCTGTTCTCGCCCCGGCTCACCGCGATCGCCCAGCCCAGCAGGGACATCGGCGCGCGGGCCGTGCGGGTGCTCCTGGACCGTCTCGCCTCGCCGGACCGGCCCGCCCGGACCGTGCGTCTGCCCTGCGCCTTCGTGCATCGCACCTCGTGCGGCTGCGCCGAGCAGCCGAAGCGGCCGGGCAGATCCGCCGGGCGCACGGTGACCACGAGGTCCGAGGAGCCCGGGGGCGCGGCCGGGCCCCTGACATCCGACCGCCCCGAACAGCCCCTGACGTCCGTGAAAGGAACCGTCTCGTGA
- the uvrA gene encoding excinuclease ABC subunit UvrA: protein MADRLIVRGAREHNLKNVSLDLPRDSLIVFTGLSGSGKSSLAFDTIFAEGQRRYVESLSSYARQFLGQMDKPDVDFIEGLSPAVSIDQKSTSRNPRSTVGTITEVYDYLRLLFARIGKPHCPECGRPISRQSPQAIVDKVLELPEGSRFQVLSPLVRERKGEFVDLFADLQTKGYSRARVDGETIQLSSPPTLKKQEKHTIEVVVDRLTVKDSAKRRLTDSVETALGLSGGMVVLDFVDLPEDDPERERMYSEHLYCAYDDLSFEELEPRSFSFNSPFGACPECTGIGTRMEVDPELIVPDEDKTLDEGAIHPWSHGHTKDYFGRLIGALADALGFRTDIPFAGLPQRAKKALLHGHKTQIEVRYRNRYGRERVYTTPFEGAVPFVKRRHSEAESDASRERFEGYMREVPCPTCEGTRLKPIVLAVTIMEKSIAEVSAMSISDCADFLGELKLNARDKKIAERVLKEVNERLRFLVDVGLDYLSLNRAAGTLSGGEAQRIRLATQIGSGLVGVLYVLDEPSIGLHQRDNHRLIETLVRLRDMGNTLIVVEHDEDTIKTADWVVDIGPGAGEHGGKVVHSGSLKELLTNAESQTGQYLAGKKAIPLPDIRRPHDPSRQLTVHGARENNLQDIDVSFPLGVFTAVTGVSGSGKSTLVNDILYTHLARELNGARNVPGRHTRVDGDDLVDKVVHVDQSPIGRTPRSNPATYTGVFDHIRKLFAETTEAKVRGYMPGRFSFNVKGGRCENCAGDGTIKIEMNFLPDVYVPCEVCHGARYNRETLEVHYKGKSISEVLNMPIEEATHFFEAVPAINRHLKTLNDVGLGYVRLGQSATTLSGGEAQRVKLASELQKRSTGRTVYVLDEPTTGLHFEDISKLLKVLSGLVDKGNTVIVIEHNLDVIKTADWVVDMGPEGGAGGGLVIAEGTPEAVAAVPASHTGKFLREILGADRISDAASVKAPRRATAKKTVAAGATAKKTATARTTRTVNNKATDRVIGATKKAAAAKKATPAKKTTRARKA from the coding sequence GTGGCCGACCGTCTCATCGTCCGTGGCGCGCGCGAGCACAACCTGAAGAATGTCTCGCTCGATCTGCCGCGCGACTCGCTCATCGTCTTCACGGGCCTGTCGGGGTCGGGCAAGTCCTCGCTGGCCTTCGACACCATCTTCGCCGAGGGGCAGCGGCGCTACGTGGAGTCGCTGTCGTCGTACGCCCGGCAGTTCCTCGGCCAGATGGACAAGCCGGACGTCGACTTCATCGAGGGACTGTCCCCGGCGGTCTCCATCGACCAGAAGTCGACCTCGCGCAACCCGCGCTCGACGGTCGGCACCATCACCGAGGTCTACGACTACCTGCGACTGCTCTTCGCGCGCATCGGCAAGCCGCACTGTCCCGAGTGCGGCCGCCCGATCTCGCGCCAGTCGCCGCAGGCCATCGTCGACAAGGTCCTGGAGCTGCCGGAGGGGAGCCGCTTCCAGGTGCTGTCGCCGCTGGTGCGCGAGCGCAAGGGCGAGTTCGTCGATCTCTTCGCCGACCTGCAGACCAAGGGCTACTCCCGCGCGCGCGTGGACGGCGAGACGATCCAGCTCTCCAGTCCGCCCACGCTGAAGAAGCAGGAGAAGCACACCATCGAGGTGGTCGTCGACCGCCTCACGGTGAAGGACTCCGCCAAGCGCCGCCTCACCGACTCCGTGGAGACCGCCCTCGGCCTCTCCGGCGGCATGGTCGTGCTCGACTTCGTCGACCTTCCCGAGGACGACCCCGAGCGTGAGCGCATGTACTCGGAGCACCTGTACTGCGCCTATGACGACCTCTCCTTCGAGGAGCTGGAGCCCCGTTCCTTCTCCTTCAACTCGCCGTTCGGCGCCTGCCCCGAGTGCACCGGTATCGGCACGCGCATGGAGGTCGACCCCGAGCTGATCGTCCCGGACGAGGACAAGACCCTCGACGAGGGCGCCATCCACCCGTGGTCGCACGGCCACACCAAGGACTACTTCGGCCGTCTGATCGGCGCCCTCGCGGACGCGCTGGGATTCCGGACGGACATCCCCTTCGCGGGGCTGCCGCAGCGCGCCAAGAAGGCCCTGCTCCACGGCCACAAGACGCAGATCGAGGTCCGGTACCGCAACCGGTACGGCCGCGAGCGCGTGTACACGACGCCCTTCGAGGGCGCCGTCCCCTTCGTCAAGCGCCGGCACAGCGAGGCCGAGAGCGACGCCAGCCGTGAGCGCTTCGAGGGCTATATGCGCGAGGTGCCCTGCCCCACCTGTGAGGGCACGCGCCTGAAGCCGATCGTCCTCGCGGTCACGATCATGGAGAAGTCGATCGCCGAGGTCTCCGCGATGTCCATCAGCGACTGCGCGGACTTCCTGGGCGAGCTGAAGCTCAACGCCCGCGACAAGAAGATCGCCGAGCGCGTGCTGAAGGAGGTCAACGAGCGGCTGCGGTTCCTGGTCGACGTCGGCCTGGACTACCTCTCGCTCAACCGCGCGGCCGGCACCCTCTCCGGCGGTGAGGCCCAGCGCATCCGGCTGGCCACCCAGATCGGCTCCGGACTCGTCGGTGTGCTCTACGTCCTCGACGAGCCGTCCATCGGCCTGCACCAGCGCGACAACCACCGGCTGATCGAGACCCTGGTCCGGCTGCGCGACATGGGCAACACGCTCATCGTCGTCGAGCACGACGAGGACACCATCAAGACCGCCGACTGGGTCGTCGACATCGGCCCCGGCGCCGGTGAACACGGCGGCAAGGTCGTGCACAGCGGCTCGCTGAAGGAGCTGCTCACCAACGCCGAGTCGCAGACCGGCCAGTACCTGGCCGGCAAGAAGGCGATCCCGCTGCCCGACATCCGGCGTCCGCACGACCCGTCCCGGCAGCTCACGGTGCACGGCGCCCGGGAGAACAACCTCCAGGACATCGACGTCTCGTTCCCGCTGGGCGTGTTCACGGCGGTCACGGGCGTGTCCGGCTCCGGCAAGTCGACGCTGGTCAACGACATCCTGTACACGCACCTGGCCCGCGAGCTCAACGGCGCCCGCAACGTCCCCGGACGGCACACGCGCGTGGACGGCGACGACCTCGTCGACAAGGTCGTGCACGTCGACCAGTCGCCCATCGGCCGCACCCCGCGCTCGAACCCGGCGACGTACACCGGCGTCTTCGACCACATCCGCAAGCTGTTCGCCGAGACCACCGAGGCGAAGGTCCGCGGCTACATGCCCGGACGCTTCTCCTTCAACGTCAAGGGCGGCCGCTGCGAGAACTGCGCGGGCGACGGCACCATCAAGATCGAGATGAACTTCCTCCCGGACGTGTACGTCCCGTGCGAGGTCTGCCACGGCGCCCGGTACAACCGGGAGACCCTGGAGGTCCACTACAAGGGCAAGTCCATCTCCGAGGTCCTGAACATGCCGATCGAGGAGGCCACGCACTTCTTCGAGGCCGTCCCGGCGATCAACCGCCACCTCAAGACGCTCAACGACGTCGGCCTCGGCTACGTCCGGCTCGGCCAGTCCGCGACCACCCTGTCCGGCGGTGAGGCCCAGCGGGTGAAGCTCGCCAGCGAGCTGCAGAAGCGCTCCACCGGCCGCACGGTCTACGTCCTGGACGAGCCGACCACCGGTCTGCACTTCGAGGACATCAGCAAGCTGCTGAAGGTCCTCTCCGGCCTGGTCGACAAGGGCAACACGGTCATCGTCATCGAGCACAACCTCGATGTGATCAAGACCGCCGACTGGGTCGTGGACATGGGCCCCGAGGGCGGCGCCGGCGGTGGCCTCGTCATCGCCGAGGGCACCCCCGAGGCGGTCGCGGCGGTGCCCGCCAGCCACACCGGCAAGTTCCTGCGCGAGATCCTCGGCGCCGACCGGATCAGCGACGCGGCGTCGGTCAAGGCACCGCGCAGGGCGACGGCCAAGAAGACAGTCGCGGCGGGGGCGACGGCGAAGAAGACGGCGACGGCCAGGACCACGAGGACGGTCAACAACAAGGCCACCGACAGAGTGATCGGGGCCACGAAGAAGGCGGCTGCCGCGAAGAAGGCGACGCCCGCGAAGAAGACGACGAGGGCCCGCAAGGCCTGA
- a CDS encoding gluconeogenesis factor YvcK family protein encodes MTGRTPRLGRLRRAMPESRAGRPAEARGARPRRRGAQPKVVALGGGMGLSASLAALRRITGDLTAVVTVADDGGSSGRLRDELGVLPPGDLRKALAALCGDDDWGQTWARVIQHRFHSQGDLHDHAVGNLLIVALWEQLGDHVQALDLVGKLLGAHGRVLPMSAVPLELQALVKGHDPDRPEDVDTVRGQANVALTPGEVQSVHVVPHDPPAVPEAVAAVRDADWVVLGPGSWFSSVIPHLLVPELLDALTETKARRVLSLNLAPQPGETEGFSPQRHLEVLGRHAPKLALDVVLADEAAVPDRAVLTEAAKRLGAAVELAPVARTDGTPRHDPELLAAAYDRIFRMHGRIGPWR; translated from the coding sequence ATGACAGGACGTACTCCCCGGCTGGGCAGGCTGCGCCGCGCGATGCCCGAGTCGCGCGCCGGCCGGCCCGCCGAGGCCCGCGGTGCCAGGCCACGCCGTCGGGGCGCCCAGCCCAAGGTCGTCGCGCTCGGCGGCGGCATGGGCCTGTCCGCCTCGCTCGCCGCGCTGCGCCGGATCACCGGTGACCTCACCGCCGTCGTCACCGTGGCCGACGACGGCGGCTCCAGCGGGCGCCTGCGCGACGAGCTGGGCGTGCTGCCGCCCGGTGATCTGCGCAAGGCGCTGGCCGCGCTGTGCGGCGACGACGACTGGGGCCAGACCTGGGCCCGGGTCATCCAGCACCGCTTCCACTCCCAGGGCGATCTGCACGACCACGCGGTCGGCAATCTGCTGATCGTCGCCCTGTGGGAGCAGCTCGGCGACCATGTCCAGGCCCTCGACCTGGTCGGCAAGCTGCTCGGCGCGCACGGGCGGGTGCTGCCCATGTCCGCCGTGCCGCTGGAGCTCCAGGCCCTGGTCAAGGGACACGACCCGGACCGGCCCGAGGACGTCGACACCGTCCGCGGCCAGGCCAACGTCGCCCTCACCCCCGGTGAGGTGCAGTCGGTGCACGTCGTGCCGCACGACCCGCCCGCCGTCCCGGAGGCCGTCGCCGCCGTCCGGGACGCCGACTGGGTGGTGCTCGGCCCCGGATCCTGGTTCTCCTCGGTCATCCCGCACCTGCTCGTGCCGGAACTGCTGGACGCGCTCACCGAGACGAAGGCGCGCCGGGTACTCTCCCTGAACCTCGCGCCGCAGCCGGGAGAAACCGAGGGCTTCTCCCCGCAGCGTCATTTGGAGGTTTTGGGACGACACGCCCCTAAACTCGCCCTGGACGTGGTGCTGGCCGACGAGGCCGCCGTGCCCGATCGCGCAGTGCTCACCGAGGCCGCGAAGCGGCTCGGCGCCGCGGTCGAGCTGGCCCCGGTGGCCCGGACGGACGGGACGCCCCGGCACGACCCGGAGCTCCTCGCCGCCGCGTACGACCGTATTTTTCGGATGCATGGAAGGATCGGCCCATGGCGATGA
- a CDS encoding MBL fold metallo-hydrolase yields MTYSGQVTVGGPADVHELKDLMISKIAVGPMDNNAYLLRCRATDEQLLIDAANDADTLLGMIGDDGIASVVTTHQHGDHWQALAAVVEATGARTYAGRDDADGIPVPTDVLVDDGDTIRVGRVELTARHLVGHTPGSIALVYDDPHGHPHVFTGDCLFPGGVGNTRKDPKAFASLIHDVETKIFDVLPDETWVYPGHGNDTTLGAERPQLPEWRARGW; encoded by the coding sequence ATGACGTACAGCGGACAGGTGACGGTCGGTGGCCCCGCCGACGTGCACGAGCTCAAGGACCTGATGATCTCCAAGATCGCGGTCGGCCCGATGGACAACAACGCCTATCTGCTGCGCTGCCGGGCCACGGACGAGCAGCTGCTGATCGACGCCGCGAACGACGCGGACACGCTGCTCGGCATGATCGGTGACGACGGCATCGCGTCCGTCGTCACCACGCACCAGCACGGCGACCACTGGCAGGCGCTCGCCGCGGTCGTCGAGGCCACCGGCGCGCGCACCTATGCCGGCCGTGACGACGCCGACGGCATTCCGGTGCCGACCGACGTCCTGGTCGACGACGGCGACACGATCCGGGTGGGGCGTGTGGAGCTCACCGCGCGCCACCTGGTCGGGCACACGCCGGGTTCGATCGCCCTCGTCTACGACGATCCGCACGGGCATCCCCATGTGTTCACCGGGGACTGTCTGTTCCCGGGCGGTGTGGGCAACACCCGTAAGGATCCCAAGGCGTTCGCCAGCCTGATCCACGACGTCGAGACCAAGATCTTCGACGTACTGCCGGACGAGACCTGGGTCTACCCGGGGCACGGCAACGACACGACGCTGGGCGCCGAACGGCCGCAACTGCCGGAGTGGCGCGCGCGGGGTTGGTGA
- a CDS encoding maleylpyruvate isomerase family mycothiol-dependent enzyme → MIDHARDLVSVREATDRLLTAAAKLDNASVAEPSRLPGWSRGHVLAHIARNADALVNVLQGRPMYVSGTARDADIERDAPRPLDVQLTDVRESAARFQEAGATPADWARTVELRNGVTDTAARVPFRRWVEVELHHVDLGIGYELEDLPAEFVERETEFLAERFTGHAGVPPTRLTDGTRAWSTGREAGTPEITVRGTAPDLLGWLAGRRDASGLTVEGGTLPALPPL, encoded by the coding sequence ATGATTGATCACGCTCGTGACCTGGTGTCTGTACGTGAAGCGACTGACCGGCTGCTCACCGCAGCGGCCAAGCTGGACAACGCGTCGGTGGCGGAGCCGTCACGGCTCCCCGGCTGGAGCCGCGGCCATGTTCTCGCACACATCGCACGCAACGCGGACGCCCTCGTGAACGTCCTCCAGGGGCGCCCCATGTATGTCTCCGGCACCGCCCGGGACGCCGACATCGAGCGGGACGCACCGCGCCCCCTCGACGTCCAGCTCACCGACGTGCGGGAGAGCGCCGCCCGCTTCCAGGAGGCGGGGGCCACGCCCGCGGACTGGGCGCGCACGGTGGAGCTGCGCAACGGGGTCACCGACACCGCGGCCCGGGTGCCGTTCCGGCGGTGGGTCGAGGTGGAGCTGCACCACGTGGATCTCGGGATCGGGTACGAGCTGGAGGATCTGCCGGCCGAGTTCGTGGAGCGGGAGACCGAGTTCCTCGCCGAGCGGTTCACCGGGCACGCCGGTGTGCCGCCCACTCGTCTCACGGACGGCACGCGCGCGTGGAGTACGGGCCGGGAGGCGGGCACCCCCGAGATCACCGTCCGCGGCACCGCACCCGACCTGCTCGGCTGGCTCGCCGGGCGCCGCGACGCGTCCGGGCTGACCGTGGAGGGCGGCACGCTGCCTGCACTGCCCCCGCTGTAG
- the rapZ gene encoding RNase adapter RapZ — protein MNVNKHDGQQGQGGDGAQVSTGTNGDTAGLPDAAIPELVIISGMSGAGRSTAAKCLEDLGWFVVDNLPPALIPTMVELGARSQGNVARIAVVVDVRGRRFFDNLRESLSDLDTRGVTRRIVFLESSDDALVRRFESVRRPHPLQGDGRIVDGIAAERELLRELRGDADLVIDTSSLNVHELRAKMDAQFAGEEEPELRATVMSFGFKYGLPVDADLVVDMRFLPNPHWVPELRPYTGLNEEVSAYVFNQPGAKEFIDRYSELLQLIAAGYRREGKRYVTIAVGCTGGKHRSVATSEKLAARLASQGVETVVVHRDMGRE, from the coding sequence ATGAATGTGAACAAGCACGACGGGCAACAAGGCCAAGGCGGAGACGGAGCACAGGTGAGTACGGGCACGAACGGCGATACGGCCGGACTTCCCGACGCGGCCATCCCCGAACTGGTGATCATCTCCGGTATGTCCGGGGCGGGCCGCTCCACGGCGGCCAAGTGTCTGGAGGACCTCGGCTGGTTCGTCGTCGACAACCTGCCGCCCGCGCTGATCCCCACCATGGTGGAGCTCGGCGCCCGCTCCCAGGGCAACGTGGCGCGGATCGCGGTGGTCGTCGACGTCCGCGGCCGCCGCTTCTTCGACAACCTCCGCGAGTCCCTCTCCGACCTCGACACCCGGGGCGTGACCCGCCGGATCGTCTTCCTGGAGTCCTCCGACGACGCCCTGGTGCGCCGCTTCGAGTCAGTGCGCCGCCCGCACCCGCTCCAGGGCGACGGCCGGATCGTCGACGGCATCGCCGCGGAGCGCGAGCTGCTGCGCGAGCTGCGCGGCGACGCCGACCTGGTGATCGACACCTCCAGTCTCAACGTGCACGAGCTGCGGGCCAAGATGGACGCCCAGTTCGCCGGCGAGGAGGAGCCCGAGCTGCGGGCCACGGTGATGTCGTTCGGCTTCAAGTACGGCCTCCCGGTCGACGCCGACCTGGTCGTGGACATGCGGTTCCTGCCCAACCCGCACTGGGTCCCGGAGCTGCGCCCCTACACCGGCCTCAACGAGGAGGTGTCGGCGTACGTCTTCAACCAGCCCGGTGCGAAGGAGTTCATCGACCGCTACTCCGAGCTGCTCCAGCTGATCGCGGCCGGATACCGTCGGGAGGGCAAGCGGTACGTGACGATCGCGGTCGGCTGCACCGGCGGCAAGCACCGCTCGGTCGCCACCTCCGAGAAGCTCGCGGCGCGCCTTGCCTCCCAGGGCGTGGAGACGGTGGTCGTGCACCGGGACATGGGACGCGAATGA
- a CDS encoding carbohydrate kinase family protein gives MIVVAGEALIDLVPQGTGALAGLKPALGGGPYNTAVALGRLGSPTAFCSRTSYDAFGEALLDGLREAGVDVSAVQRGMEPTTLAVATIDVKGSASYSFYVEGTADRLFTAPAELPAQARAVSFGTCSLVLEPGASAYEELMRSAAARGVFTALDPNIRAGLIPDPDGYRARFKSWLPAVSLLKLSEEDAQWLGGTPREWLAAGPAAVVITQGGDGLTAFTRDGAVHSVPGEEVDVVDTIGAGDTVNAALLHGLAAQDALSAEALVGLGADGWTRLLRFAARAAAITCSRAGAEPPYASELGDF, from the coding sequence GTGATCGTCGTCGCCGGTGAGGCCCTGATCGACCTGGTACCGCAGGGCACGGGTGCCCTCGCGGGCCTGAAGCCGGCGCTCGGCGGCGGCCCCTACAACACCGCCGTGGCCCTCGGCCGCCTCGGCTCCCCCACCGCCTTCTGCTCCCGGACCTCCTACGACGCGTTCGGCGAGGCCCTGCTCGACGGGCTGCGGGAGGCGGGGGTGGACGTATCGGCCGTGCAGCGCGGCATGGAGCCGACCACGCTCGCGGTGGCCACCATCGACGTGAAGGGCTCGGCCTCCTACTCCTTCTACGTCGAGGGCACGGCCGACCGGCTCTTCACGGCGCCTGCGGAATTGCCCGCGCAGGCGCGCGCGGTCTCCTTCGGTACCTGTTCGCTCGTCCTGGAACCGGGGGCGAGCGCCTATGAGGAGCTGATGCGGAGCGCGGCCGCGCGAGGGGTGTTCACCGCGCTCGACCCGAACATCAGGGCCGGACTGATCCCCGACCCGGACGGCTACCGGGCCCGGTTCAAGAGCTGGCTGCCCGCGGTTTCGCTGCTCAAGCTCTCCGAGGAGGACGCACAGTGGCTGGGCGGCACGCCGCGTGAGTGGCTGGCCGCGGGACCTGCGGCCGTCGTGATCACTCAGGGCGGTGACGGGCTGACCGCCTTCACCCGGGACGGCGCGGTGCACTCCGTACCGGGCGAAGAGGTCGACGTCGTGGACACGATCGGTGCGGGCGACACCGTGAACGCGGCCCTGTTGCACGGCCTCGCCGCCCAGGACGCCCTGTCCGCCGAGGCGCTCGTGGGACTCGGCGCCGACGGCTGGACAAGGCTGTTGCGGTTCGCGGCGCGGGCTGCCGCGATCACCTGCTCCCGGGCGGGGGCGGAACCGCCGTACGCCTCCGAACTGGGGGACTTCTAG